One segment of Thermogemmata fonticola DNA contains the following:
- a CDS encoding PVC-type heme-binding CxxCH protein, with the protein MARNTMASQRTWWRRGSWLAAVMVILAAGFRLGGSVSKAGSQTPAVPPTGSQTLAAAQPQPPAALLPFRLEKGDHICIIGNTLADRLQHDGWLETFLYARHPQHNLIIRNLGFSGDEITLRLRSQDFGTPDQWLYGSAPIPNPKAIADPKVVRANRFELTQTRADVIFAFFGANESWAGEKGLNKFQNDLEQWLRHTLAQKYNGRSAPRVVLFSPIAVEDHRSPHLPTGEAVVRRNRQLQQYTQAMQEVAARHKVPCIDLFTPTLALYAQVKRPLTINGIHLTEEGHRKLAEIIDAALFTPPNQPYTPPEEALLARIRPAVQDKAFHWFQRYRVTDGYSTYGGRAFLKFVNGQTNYEVIQRELEILDIMTHNRDKVIWEAAQGRTAQPDDSNLPPFVPVITNKPGPLPGGKHVFLSGEEAIGKMTIGKGLKVQLFADEKMFPELVNPVQMAFDPQGRLWVAVWPLYPHWKPGEPYNDKLLILEDTNGDGKADRCTVFADRLQNPTGFEFYNGGVIVAQAPDLMFLKDTDGDGKADVYERILHGLDTADTHHTANSFVYDPGGALYFQEGTFHHTQVEDPYGPPKRSANAAVFRYEPRTHKFEVYISFAFANPHGHVFDRWGQDIVIDGTGAQPYHATLFSGYLPFPHKHARPPQVYQQRTRPSGGMELLSSQHFPPEFEGNLIVTNCIGFQGLLRYRLSDDGASFKGQELEPILSSSDPNFRPVDAKVGPDGALYFLDWHNPIIGHMQHNLRDPSRDRSHGRVYRVTYHGRPLSNSPRIAGEPIDHLVALLQHPEDRVRYRVRIELGSRETAAVLAALQKWLARLDKKDPNYEHARLEALWVHQWHNVVNPELLQEVLHSPEFRARAAAVRVLTAWRDRLPQALDWLRAAINDPHPRVRLEAVRSLSFFPGAEALPILADVLAHPDDPYIRFVFRETLRALELDLGVSGGGGGIATVLAKMLATGKVPPERRAAYVETVCRQGTAADLQVIWNTIVADAQQPPALRRLALEGLYDAAMTRGVQPQTPGDLSPLLRATDLELRAAAVRLAGAWKIAIVAIRTLAEESTQPLPVRLAAVEALGRAGDADSLTVLRRLGQNAQPLRLRCTALAALVRHDLDGAANLAAAALQHVADTDDAAPLLDAFLTRKGGPEKLAAALQRTPPVTDAAKLLLRYLYTAGRSDRELTDVLSKAAGLSGEFKPPTPAQIKELAAEVLAKGDPARGERLFRRADLGCFKCHALQRAGGNVGPELTALGGSSPVDYVVASVLDPNAAIKEQYTTRIITTVEETVITGIVVSRDDQRVLLRDATGKLLTIPVKDIESEREGRSLMPEGLTRFLTHQELLDLCRFLAELGRPGPYAVSTTPTVQRWRILRPRDPALLRDVPSDAVFQRLVLAADPAAWEAAYATVSGHLPLEELRRPGSPNIVYAQGEVELANNGPLLFRIEGPVQRAWIDGRTLNMQGNTPVRLTAGRHRLTLRLDLSREPPGAIRVTVTKPEGAAVHYEVVGGP; encoded by the coding sequence ATGGCACGCAACACGATGGCGAGCCAGCGCACATGGTGGCGACGGGGAAGCTGGCTGGCTGCGGTGATGGTCATCCTGGCAGCGGGGTTCCGCTTGGGCGGGTCTGTGTCCAAAGCGGGGTCCCAAACCCCGGCTGTTCCCCCAACCGGCTCCCAAACCCTAGCTGCTGCTCAACCCCAACCTCCAGCCGCCCTGCTCCCCTTCCGCCTGGAAAAAGGGGACCACATCTGCATCATCGGCAACACCCTCGCGGACCGCTTGCAACATGACGGCTGGCTGGAAACCTTCCTCTACGCCCGCCATCCGCAGCATAATCTCATCATCCGCAACCTGGGCTTTTCCGGCGATGAGATCACCCTCCGCCTGCGCTCGCAAGACTTCGGCACCCCGGATCAATGGCTTTACGGTTCGGCTCCGATTCCGAATCCCAAGGCGATTGCGGACCCCAAGGTGGTTCGGGCCAACCGCTTCGAGTTGACGCAGACGCGGGCCGATGTGATTTTCGCCTTTTTCGGCGCGAACGAGTCCTGGGCCGGCGAAAAAGGATTGAACAAGTTCCAAAACGATCTGGAGCAATGGCTGCGGCACACGCTGGCCCAAAAGTACAATGGCCGAAGCGCTCCCCGCGTGGTCCTGTTTTCCCCGATCGCGGTGGAGGACCACCGCTCCCCGCATCTGCCCACTGGTGAAGCCGTCGTGCGGCGCAACCGCCAGCTCCAGCAGTACACCCAAGCCATGCAGGAAGTGGCCGCCCGCCACAAGGTCCCGTGCATCGATCTGTTCACTCCGACACTGGCTCTGTATGCTCAAGTCAAACGCCCGCTGACCATCAACGGCATCCATCTGACTGAAGAAGGCCATCGCAAACTGGCGGAGATCATCGACGCCGCCCTCTTCACACCGCCGAATCAACCCTACACGCCACCGGAGGAAGCCCTGCTGGCCCGCATCCGGCCCGCTGTCCAGGACAAAGCCTTCCACTGGTTCCAGCGCTACCGCGTCACGGACGGTTATTCCACCTATGGCGGACGGGCTTTCCTCAAATTCGTCAACGGGCAGACCAATTACGAAGTGATTCAGCGCGAGCTGGAAATCCTCGACATCATGACCCACAACCGGGACAAAGTCATCTGGGAGGCGGCCCAAGGGCGCACGGCCCAACCCGATGACAGCAACCTGCCGCCATTTGTTCCCGTCATTACGAATAAGCCCGGCCCCCTTCCCGGCGGCAAACATGTTTTCCTTTCGGGCGAAGAAGCCATCGGCAAGATGACCATCGGCAAAGGATTGAAAGTCCAACTCTTCGCTGATGAAAAAATGTTCCCGGAGTTGGTCAATCCCGTGCAGATGGCCTTTGATCCGCAAGGCCGGCTCTGGGTCGCCGTCTGGCCGCTCTACCCCCACTGGAAGCCGGGCGAACCATACAACGATAAGTTGCTGATCCTGGAAGACACCAACGGGGACGGCAAGGCGGATCGATGCACCGTCTTTGCCGATCGCTTGCAGAATCCTACCGGCTTCGAGTTCTACAACGGCGGCGTCATCGTGGCCCAAGCCCCGGACCTGATGTTCCTCAAGGATACCGACGGAGACGGCAAGGCGGATGTCTATGAACGCATCCTCCACGGTCTGGATACGGCAGATACCCACCACACAGCCAACAGCTTCGTCTACGATCCCGGCGGAGCCTTGTATTTCCAGGAAGGCACATTCCATCACACGCAGGTGGAAGACCCCTACGGACCTCCGAAGCGTTCGGCCAATGCCGCCGTGTTCCGATACGAACCCCGCACCCACAAGTTTGAAGTCTATATTTCCTTCGCCTTTGCTAATCCCCACGGGCATGTTTTTGATCGCTGGGGACAGGACATTGTCATCGACGGAACGGGGGCGCAGCCGTATCACGCCACCCTCTTCAGCGGTTATCTCCCCTTCCCGCACAAGCACGCCCGCCCGCCCCAGGTGTACCAGCAGCGGACTCGCCCCTCCGGCGGGATGGAGCTGCTCTCCAGCCAGCATTTCCCCCCGGAATTCGAGGGGAATCTGATCGTCACCAACTGCATCGGTTTCCAGGGGCTGCTCCGCTATCGCCTCAGCGACGACGGCGCCAGCTTCAAGGGACAGGAACTGGAACCGATCCTCTCCAGCAGCGATCCGAACTTCCGGCCGGTCGATGCCAAAGTCGGCCCGGATGGCGCCCTGTACTTCCTCGACTGGCACAATCCGATCATCGGCCACATGCAACACAATCTGCGGGACCCCAGCCGGGATCGGAGCCACGGGCGGGTCTATCGGGTCACCTACCACGGCCGGCCTTTGTCCAACTCCCCCCGCATAGCCGGCGAGCCGATCGACCATCTCGTGGCCTTGCTCCAGCACCCGGAGGACCGCGTTCGCTATCGGGTGCGGATTGAGCTGGGCAGCCGGGAGACGGCGGCTGTACTGGCGGCACTCCAGAAATGGCTCGCCCGTTTGGACAAGAAGGACCCCAATTACGAACATGCCCGCCTGGAGGCGCTCTGGGTCCATCAGTGGCATAATGTGGTCAATCCGGAGTTATTACAAGAGGTGCTGCATTCGCCGGAGTTCCGGGCACGTGCCGCTGCGGTGCGGGTCCTGACTGCCTGGCGGGATCGCCTGCCGCAAGCTCTGGATTGGCTCCGCGCCGCCATCAACGATCCGCATCCCCGCGTCCGCCTGGAAGCCGTGCGCTCCCTGAGCTTCTTCCCCGGTGCGGAAGCCCTGCCCATTCTCGCGGATGTGCTAGCCCATCCCGACGACCCATACATCCGCTTCGTCTTCCGGGAAACCCTCCGCGCCTTGGAACTCGACCTGGGGGTGAGCGGAGGCGGCGGAGGGATCGCCACGGTCCTGGCCAAGATGTTAGCAACTGGCAAAGTACCTCCGGAACGCCGAGCGGCTTATGTGGAAACCGTCTGCCGCCAGGGAACCGCCGCCGATTTGCAGGTCATCTGGAATACCATTGTGGCGGACGCCCAGCAACCGCCGGCCTTGCGCCGCCTGGCTTTGGAGGGGTTGTACGATGCGGCCATGACCCGCGGCGTCCAGCCTCAAACCCCCGGGGATTTGTCCCCCTTGCTCCGTGCCACGGACCTGGAACTGCGTGCCGCCGCGGTACGGCTGGCCGGAGCCTGGAAGATTGCCATCGTGGCGATCCGTACCCTGGCGGAGGAATCAACCCAACCCTTGCCCGTACGCTTGGCGGCGGTGGAAGCCCTAGGCCGTGCGGGGGATGCCGACTCGCTAACGGTGTTGCGCCGCTTGGGGCAGAATGCCCAGCCCTTGCGCTTGCGCTGCACAGCGTTGGCTGCCCTGGTCCGCCACGATCTGGACGGTGCGGCGAACCTCGCGGCGGCAGCCCTGCAACACGTCGCCGATACGGACGATGCTGCCCCCCTTCTCGATGCGTTCCTCACCCGCAAGGGCGGGCCGGAAAAACTGGCCGCGGCCCTCCAGCGCACGCCCCCTGTCACCGATGCCGCCAAACTGCTGCTGCGCTATCTCTACACCGCTGGCCGCTCGGACCGCGAGCTGACCGACGTGCTGAGCAAAGCGGCAGGACTCAGCGGCGAATTCAAGCCTCCCACCCCGGCGCAAATCAAAGAACTGGCCGCTGAAGTGCTGGCGAAAGGCGACCCGGCCCGCGGAGAGCGACTCTTCCGCCGAGCGGACCTCGGTTGCTTCAAATGCCACGCTTTGCAAAGGGCCGGCGGCAATGTCGGACCGGAACTGACCGCCCTGGGAGGTTCCTCACCCGTGGACTACGTCGTGGCCTCCGTTCTCGATCCCAATGCGGCTATCAAGGAACAATACACCACCCGCATCATCACCACCGTGGAGGAAACGGTCATCACCGGCATTGTCGTAAGTCGGGATGACCAGCGGGTCCTGCTCCGCGATGCGACCGGCAAGCTCCTGACCATTCCGGTCAAGGACATCGAATCGGAACGCGAGGGCCGCTCTCTGATGCCCGAAGGCCTCACCCGCTTCCTGACGCATCAGGAACTGCTCGATCTGTGCCGCTTCCTGGCGGAGTTGGGCCGGCCTGGCCCTTACGCTGTCTCTACCACGCCGACCGTGCAACGCTGGCGCATTCTCCGGCCGCGCGACCCCGCCCTGCTCCGCGATGTCCCCAGCGATGCCGTCTTCCAGCGACTTGTGCTCGCCGCCGATCCCGCGGCGTGGGAAGCGGCGTATGCCACCGTTTCCGGCCATCTGCCCCTAGAAGAACTCCGCCGTCCGGGCAGTCCCAACATCGTCTATGCCCAAGGAGAAGTGGAATTGGCCAACAATGGCCCGCTTCTCTTCCGCATCGAAGGACCGGTGCAACGGGCGTGGATCGATGGCCGGACCCTGAACATGCAGGGGAATACTCCGGTTCGCCTGACAGCGGGCCGACACCGACTCACTTTGCGACTAGACCTTTCGCGCGAACCGCCCGGCGCCATCCGCGTCACGGTCACAAAACCGGAGGGAGCCGCCGTCCATTACGAAGTCGTCGGCGGACCTTAA
- a CDS encoding sulfatase-like hydrolase/transferase — protein sequence MLRWWMILAGSLAWGTSGVAAETRPNVVIFLADDLGWGDLGCYGHPAMHTPHLDAFAKQGVRLTQCYAASAVCSPSRSAILTGRTPYRNGVFTWIQQGSEVHLRSSELALPKLLREHGYDTCHVGKWHLNGKFNNPAHPQPNDHGYNWWLATQNNAAPSHHNPNNFVRNGKPVGPWEGYSAILVVEEAIRWLREHRDRSKPFFLAVWTHEPHLPIATDPQFQKPYERFSDPEIRQHHGNVTQMDHAFGMLMQALEQLKLADNTFVFFTSDNGPEGTGIKGLPRGSVGGLRGRKRALYEGGIRVPGIARWPGHIPPNTTCDVPVIGSDLFPTVLRLAGVQPPKDRVLDGVDILPVLTGKATAVERPIPLYWRLDMAPYDLHLALRRGDWKLLASRDFQKFELYNLKNDPGETTNLRDKEPKIFQELREELARINAQVEAEGPDWWKRLSPNGGLPPLKKK from the coding sequence ATGCTGCGCTGGTGGATGATCCTGGCGGGGAGCCTGGCCTGGGGGACAAGCGGAGTGGCAGCGGAGACCCGGCCCAACGTGGTCATTTTCCTGGCAGATGATTTGGGATGGGGGGACCTGGGGTGTTACGGCCATCCCGCCATGCATACGCCTCATCTCGATGCTTTTGCCAAGCAAGGGGTGCGTTTGACCCAGTGTTACGCCGCTAGCGCCGTCTGCTCCCCGTCGCGTTCCGCGATTCTGACGGGGCGGACGCCGTACCGCAATGGCGTTTTCACCTGGATTCAGCAAGGCTCGGAAGTGCACTTGCGCAGCAGTGAGCTAGCCCTGCCGAAACTGTTGCGTGAGCACGGCTACGACACTTGCCATGTGGGGAAGTGGCATCTCAATGGTAAGTTCAACAATCCGGCCCATCCCCAGCCGAACGATCATGGGTACAACTGGTGGCTGGCGACTCAGAACAATGCGGCACCGAGCCATCACAACCCCAACAATTTCGTGCGCAATGGCAAGCCGGTGGGGCCGTGGGAAGGCTACTCGGCGATCCTGGTTGTGGAGGAGGCGATCCGCTGGCTGCGAGAACACCGCGACCGATCCAAACCGTTCTTCCTGGCGGTATGGACCCATGAGCCGCATCTTCCCATCGCGACGGACCCGCAGTTCCAGAAGCCTTACGAACGTTTTTCCGATCCAGAAATTCGCCAACATCACGGCAATGTTACCCAAATGGATCATGCCTTCGGGATGCTGATGCAAGCTCTGGAGCAACTCAAGTTAGCGGATAACACGTTTGTATTCTTCACCTCGGATAATGGGCCGGAAGGGACCGGGATCAAGGGCCTGCCCCGTGGTTCCGTCGGAGGCTTGCGCGGGCGAAAGCGTGCTCTGTATGAAGGGGGCATCCGCGTTCCAGGCATAGCACGCTGGCCGGGACATATTCCACCCAACACCACCTGCGATGTCCCCGTGATCGGCTCCGATTTGTTCCCGACTGTCCTGCGGCTAGCGGGCGTGCAACCTCCCAAGGACCGGGTGCTCGACGGCGTGGATATCCTGCCTGTGCTGACCGGAAAAGCCACGGCGGTGGAGCGGCCGATCCCGCTCTATTGGCGGCTGGACATGGCTCCCTACGATCTGCATTTGGCCCTGCGCCGCGGCGACTGGAAACTGCTCGCCTCGCGCGACTTCCAGAAATTTGAGCTGTACAACCTCAAAAACGACCCCGGGGAAACCACAAATCTGCGAGACAAGGAGCCGAAAATCTTCCAGGAATTGCGCGAAGAACTTGCCCGGATCAATGCCCAGGTCGAGGCGGAAGGGCCGGACTGGTGGAAGCGCCTCAGCCCCAATGGCGGCCTCCCGCCTCTCAAAAAGAAGTGA
- a CDS encoding metallopeptidase family protein yields MKKFCAIVRETVRSLPAEIRQHLRNIVIDVEEEPSEEFLREAGFTEEEIAAGETLYGYFQPLEGVAAADMLEHPSRIIIFKRPLEEDFPDPDQLRIEIRKTVIHEIAHHFGWTDRDLERFDNNPDPFKEKGQNPEE; encoded by the coding sequence ATGAAGAAGTTTTGTGCGATTGTCCGGGAGACAGTGCGGAGCTTGCCCGCGGAGATCCGGCAGCATTTGCGGAACATTGTCATCGATGTGGAAGAGGAACCCAGCGAAGAGTTTCTCCGGGAGGCAGGTTTCACTGAGGAGGAGATCGCCGCGGGTGAGACGCTCTACGGCTACTTTCAACCCCTGGAAGGAGTAGCGGCGGCCGATATGCTCGAACATCCCAGCCGGATCATCATCTTCAAGCGGCCGCTGGAGGAGGATTTTCCCGATCCCGATCAGCTCCGTATCGAAATCCGCAAGACCGTCATCCACGAGATCGCCCATCATTTCGGCTGGACGGACCGCGATTTGGAGCGATTTGACAACAATCCAGACCCTTTCAAGGAAAAAGGTCAAAATCCGGAGGAATAG
- a CDS encoding amidohydrolase family protein, giving the protein MLTFRQVPRLAQVILVVLASLGGSLTLLKGGQKGASPSQEKAEYTAIVGVTVLDAVAALPRPDHTVLIRGDRIVAVEPAAEAKIPPRTQVIDGRGKYLIPGLWDMHAHVEAEGFLLLYVGYGVTGVRHMYSGSPLLPPVARWGQEAAAGQRIGPRIIATTKVIDGLNGDKATVAHSTIVAATPEQGRAAVRQVRANGDAFVKVYPFLLPEVYDAILDEAQRGPQPLPVVGHVPHLVGAAAASDKGQKSLEHAHGIFLACSQDEAKLRKEIAGLIRAGALADDTLNATSGWRFEVKALDSYDAKKAAALFRKFVANGTWVVPTLVCRRNWASLHDENFLNDPRKAYLPLTVRTTWFHTVKAGRVRFPLFGNIELSPQDIENMKRLYAGHLRLVRAMHEAGVKMMAGTDSPVPYCFPGSGLLDELELLVQAGLSPREALAMATIRPAEFLDRLADFGSIARGKYADLVLLSANPLTDIRNIRKIEGVFVAGRYYDRETVRILATGRKP; this is encoded by the coding sequence ATGCTTACATTTCGGCAGGTACCGCGTCTCGCCCAGGTGATATTAGTCGTCCTGGCTAGCCTCGGAGGGTCTCTCACCCTCCTCAAGGGAGGCCAGAAAGGCGCGTCTCCCTCCCAAGAGAAAGCAGAATACACGGCCATCGTTGGCGTGACGGTGCTGGATGCTGTAGCGGCCCTGCCTCGACCCGACCACACCGTGCTAATCCGCGGCGATCGCATTGTGGCAGTCGAGCCGGCTGCGGAAGCGAAGATACCGCCGCGGACGCAGGTCATCGATGGCCGGGGCAAGTATCTGATCCCCGGTTTGTGGGATATGCACGCCCACGTTGAGGCGGAAGGCTTCCTCCTGCTTTATGTCGGCTACGGGGTGACCGGGGTGCGGCACATGTACAGCGGCTCGCCATTGCTCCCGCCGGTGGCGCGCTGGGGCCAGGAGGCTGCCGCCGGCCAACGCATCGGACCGCGAATCATCGCCACGACCAAAGTGATCGACGGCCTCAATGGCGATAAAGCCACGGTGGCCCACAGCACCATCGTAGCGGCCACGCCGGAACAAGGCCGGGCGGCGGTGCGGCAGGTCCGGGCCAACGGTGATGCCTTCGTCAAAGTCTATCCCTTCCTCCTGCCAGAGGTGTATGACGCCATTCTGGACGAGGCCCAGCGCGGTCCGCAGCCCTTGCCGGTCGTGGGGCATGTTCCGCACCTGGTCGGTGCCGCTGCTGCCTCGGACAAAGGACAGAAATCCCTGGAACATGCCCACGGTATCTTCCTGGCCTGCTCTCAGGACGAGGCGAAACTGCGCAAGGAAATCGCTGGCCTGATCCGGGCCGGCGCTCTGGCCGATGACACCCTCAATGCCACCAGCGGCTGGCGCTTCGAGGTCAAAGCCCTCGACAGCTACGATGCGAAGAAAGCGGCAGCTCTGTTCCGCAAATTCGTCGCCAACGGCACCTGGGTCGTACCCACGCTGGTCTGCCGGCGAAACTGGGCGAGCTTGCACGACGAAAACTTCCTCAACGATCCCCGTAAGGCCTACCTCCCGCTGACGGTGCGCACGACGTGGTTCCACACGGTCAAGGCCGGGCGAGTTCGCTTCCCCCTCTTCGGCAACATCGAGCTGTCTCCCCAGGACATCGAGAACATGAAGCGGCTCTACGCCGGCCATTTACGCTTGGTCCGCGCGATGCATGAGGCGGGTGTCAAGATGATGGCGGGGACGGATTCCCCTGTGCCGTATTGCTTTCCCGGCTCCGGCTTGCTCGATGAATTGGAGTTGCTCGTCCAAGCGGGTCTATCCCCACGGGAAGCCCTGGCAATGGCGACGATCCGACCCGCCGAGTTCCTGGATCGCCTCGCCGACTTCGGCTCGATCGCACGTGGCAAATACGCCGACCTCGTCCTGCTGTCAGCCAATCCCCTCACCGACATCCGCAACATTCGCAAAATCGAGGGGGTTTTCGTCGCTGGCCGGTACTACGACCGCGAAACGGTCCGCATCCTCGCCACGGGACGCAAACCGTAA
- a CDS encoding DUF1559 domain-containing protein: MVALMRRGFTLIELLVVIAIIAILIGLLLPAVQKVREAASRLQCKNNLKQIGLALHNYHDRFGMLPPGYQSAVPSVLASAEDEAGPGWGWAAFLLADLEQENLRRQINFNAPIAAPMHDAVRTQSLKVFLCPSDSSIGVFTTSGAVMNLAHGNYIGVFGTNELEDEVGRGNGTFYRNSRVRFGDMTDGLSNTYIVGERSSDIALSTWVGAPPGVEVPYRRDPSQHEHHPVLVLGRGDHEPNSPSAHIEDFYSRHPMGLNCLFADGSVHSINNSISLPVWYAIQTRNGGEVFTPDW; encoded by the coding sequence ATGGTTGCTCTTATGCGACGCGGTTTCACTCTCATTGAATTGCTGGTGGTGATAGCGATCATCGCGATTCTGATTGGCTTGTTGCTGCCCGCGGTCCAAAAGGTGCGGGAGGCGGCTTCCCGGCTGCAATGCAAGAACAATCTCAAACAGATTGGTTTGGCGCTGCACAATTATCACGACCGTTTCGGGATGCTGCCGCCGGGGTATCAGAGTGCAGTTCCCTCCGTACTGGCCTCGGCGGAGGATGAAGCGGGTCCGGGATGGGGATGGGCGGCGTTTTTGCTGGCGGACCTGGAGCAGGAGAATCTCCGCCGGCAGATCAATTTCAATGCCCCGATAGCAGCCCCGATGCATGATGCGGTTCGCACGCAAAGTTTGAAGGTGTTCCTCTGTCCTTCGGACAGTTCAATCGGGGTCTTCACTACGTCAGGCGCAGTCATGAATCTGGCCCACGGGAATTACATCGGCGTGTTCGGCACCAACGAGCTAGAGGATGAGGTCGGGCGGGGCAACGGCACATTTTACCGCAACAGCCGGGTGCGCTTCGGGGATATGACCGATGGCCTGAGCAATACGTATATCGTCGGGGAGCGCAGCAGCGACATTGCTTTGTCCACGTGGGTCGGGGCGCCGCCGGGAGTGGAGGTTCCTTACCGCCGGGACCCCAGCCAGCATGAACACCATCCGGTGCTGGTGCTCGGCCGGGGGGATCATGAACCGAACAGCCCCTCCGCTCACATCGAGGACTTTTACAGCCGCCATCCGATGGGTCTGAACTGCCTGTTTGCCGACGGTTCCGTGCACAGCATCAACAATTCCATCAGCCTGCCGGTGTGGTACGCCATCCAGACGCGCAACGGCGGAGAAGTCTTTACTCCTGATTGGTGA
- a CDS encoding aspartate aminotransferase family protein produces the protein MMPATLSERFAAAFPRSRALFAQAARLFPNGVTHETRRLDPFPIYVSHARGPYKWAVDGQRLIDYFVGHGAHLLGHCPEPIVRAVQEQMARGTHPGACHELEIAWAQWVQKLIPSAERLRFTSSGTEATLLALRLARLHTGKAKFLRFQGHFHGWHDLVTPGADPPYEDLSVPGVPEAIAQLAVVVPPHDLNRVEDTLRRDEDIGAVILEPTGGHWGTVPIRGEFLRGLREICTRWQRVLIFDEVITGFRVSPGGAQGYYQVQPDLTTLAKILAGGLPGGCVAGRADILAWLEHRPGKKRIRHPGTYNANPLSAAAGITALQLIADGTPCQRANAAARRLRNRLNQLFAARQIPWIAYGDFSMVKILPHYHGPRPPEHHGDCDAFIPCQGDVQALDGPKDPRLISALRQAMLLHGVDWWGLGGMTSCQHSDEVIDATVEAFNRALDELPPALLTAPPASSHS, from the coding sequence ATGATGCCAGCGACGCTTTCGGAACGTTTTGCTGCGGCCTTTCCTCGTTCGCGCGCCCTTTTCGCCCAAGCGGCCCGGCTCTTTCCCAATGGAGTCACCCACGAAACCCGCCGCCTGGACCCCTTCCCCATTTATGTCTCGCATGCGCGCGGGCCTTACAAGTGGGCCGTTGATGGCCAGCGCCTCATCGACTATTTCGTCGGCCACGGCGCCCATCTGCTGGGGCATTGTCCAGAGCCGATCGTCCGGGCCGTGCAGGAACAGATGGCGCGTGGGACGCATCCCGGCGCCTGCCACGAGCTGGAAATTGCCTGGGCCCAGTGGGTGCAAAAGCTCATCCCGTCTGCCGAACGCCTGCGCTTCACCAGCAGCGGCACCGAAGCCACTCTGCTGGCCCTACGCCTGGCCCGACTCCATACCGGCAAAGCCAAATTCCTACGCTTCCAAGGGCATTTCCACGGGTGGCATGACCTGGTCACGCCCGGAGCGGATCCGCCTTATGAGGACCTCTCCGTACCGGGAGTGCCGGAGGCGATCGCGCAGCTCGCCGTGGTTGTTCCTCCCCATGATCTCAATCGTGTCGAGGACACGCTGAGGCGCGATGAGGACATCGGGGCGGTCATTCTCGAGCCGACCGGCGGGCATTGGGGTACTGTCCCGATCCGCGGCGAATTCCTCCGGGGCTTGCGGGAGATCTGCACCCGTTGGCAGCGCGTGCTGATTTTCGATGAGGTCATCACGGGCTTCCGGGTCTCGCCCGGCGGAGCGCAGGGGTACTACCAGGTCCAGCCCGACTTGACGACCTTGGCGAAAATCCTGGCGGGCGGTTTGCCTGGAGGCTGTGTTGCGGGCCGGGCCGACATCCTCGCCTGGCTGGAACACCGTCCAGGCAAAAAGCGCATCCGCCATCCCGGCACCTACAACGCCAATCCGCTCTCTGCCGCCGCCGGGATCACGGCTCTGCAACTGATCGCCGACGGCACGCCTTGCCAGCGCGCCAATGCCGCAGCCCGGCGATTGCGCAACCGCCTCAATCAACTCTTCGCGGCCCGTCAGATTCCCTGGATCGCCTACGGCGATTTCTCGATGGTCAAGATTCTGCCCCACTACCACGGCCCCCGACCCCCAGAACACCACGGCGATTGCGACGCCTTCATCCCCTGCCAAGGCGATGTTCAGGCTTTGGACGGCCCTAAGGACCCCCGCCTCATCTCCGCCCTGCGCCAGGCCATGCTCCTCCACGGCGTGGACTGGTGGGGACTGGGAGGCATGACCTCCTGCCAACATTCGGACGAAGTGATCGATGCCACGGTGGAAGCCTTCAACCGAGCGCTGGACGAACTCCCCCCTGCCCTCCTAACCGCTCCCCCTGCCTCATCTCACTCTTAA